A single Nisaea sp. DNA region contains:
- a CDS encoding outer membrane lipoprotein-sorting protein, with the protein MGKLQRILALAVLAISPMLQSAYAETPQEKGRAIAEETDRRDLGWGDSDVVMSMILRNAEGESSVRELRLRSLEVPERGVGDKSITVFDKPRDIEGTAFLSHTRILDPDDQWLYLPALKRVKRISSKNKSGPFVGSEFAYEDLVSQEVDRYDYTWLRDENCGEAAPTRECFVVERTPLYEHSGYTKQISWVDNQDYQPRKIEFYDRKDALLKTLLMLDYKQYQARYWRTHRMDMTNHQTGKSTTLTFEDYSFKVGLSEDDFEKNRLKRVR; encoded by the coding sequence ATGGGAAAACTTCAGCGCATTCTTGCCTTGGCGGTGCTTGCCATCAGCCCGATGCTGCAATCCGCCTACGCGGAAACGCCACAAGAGAAGGGGCGAGCGATTGCCGAGGAGACCGACCGGCGGGATCTCGGTTGGGGCGACAGCGATGTCGTGATGTCGATGATCCTGCGCAACGCCGAGGGAGAGAGCAGCGTCCGTGAATTACGGCTCCGCTCCCTCGAAGTGCCGGAGCGGGGCGTCGGAGACAAGAGCATCACGGTGTTCGACAAGCCGAGGGATATCGAGGGGACGGCCTTTCTCTCGCACACCAGGATCCTGGACCCGGACGACCAGTGGCTTTACCTGCCGGCCCTGAAGCGGGTGAAACGGATCTCGTCCAAGAACAAGTCCGGTCCCTTTGTCGGCTCCGAGTTTGCCTATGAGGACCTGGTGAGCCAGGAAGTCGACCGGTACGACTACACATGGCTGCGGGACGAGAATTGCGGCGAAGCGGCGCCAACCAGGGAGTGCTTCGTTGTCGAGCGCACGCCGCTCTATGAGCATTCTGGCTATACCAAACAGATCTCCTGGGTGGACAACCAGGATTATCAGCCGCGCAAGATCGAGTTCTACGATCGTAAGGATGCCCTGCTGAAGACCCTGCTGATGCTCGACTACAAGCAGTATCAGGCTCGCTACTGGCGCACCCACCGGATGGACATGACCAACCACCAGACCGGCAAGTCCACCACCCTGACCTTCGAGGATTACAGCTTCAAGGTTGGGCTCTCGGAGGATGATTTCGAAAAGAACAGGCTGAAGCGCGTCAGATGA
- a CDS encoding efflux RND transporter permease subunit — protein MSDVRSGDSAIRKAGWAAKYALWVIRWRWAVIAVSILLTLGAGFGGQFLSFSTDYRVFFSKENPQLQAFESLQRVFNKEDNISLVLQPKNGDVFQADMLAAIRDLTEQSWQVPFATRVDSISNFQNSTAEEDDLIVDDLVPAGSPLDASDLQRIRAAAMTEPLLRDRIISPDARTTMVNITITLPQKELTEVPEAMAHVDRLVADFRADNPNITLAITGSVALNNSFSVSAQNDMQTLIPLMYGVLLLVMAVLLRSISGTFATLLVIAFSAMTAMGLAGWLGIQLTPPSVTAPTIILTLAIADSVHVLISMFHGMRRGMTKRDALVESLRVNFQPVFLTSLTTMIGFMSLNFSDAPPFRDLGNITAMGVGAAWFFSIAFLPALMAVLPVRIKQREEHESVAMERLAEFVIRRRGPIMIGTLALVAGLVAFIPKIELNDQFVKYFDKSIQFRNDTDWATDNLSGIYQAQWSIPAAESGGISDPDYLRRLEDFTQFLRVRGEVVHVLTLTDIFKRLNKNMHGDDPDWYKLPDERDLAAQYLLLFEMSLPFGLDLNNQVNVDKSAVRVIATLENITTNELRALDEEASAWLQDHFPSAAETRASGPFVMFAYIAKRNIEGMLTGTFFAFLLISATLTIALRSMKLGAISLAPNLVPAAMAFGIWGLTVGEVGMASSVVTATSLGIIVDATVHFLSKYRRARVERGEDAEDAVRYAFSTVGTALWVTTAILVAGFAVLSLSTFKINGSMGMLTAITLVMAIIIDFLLLPAMLLLLDGRRKDRDAGQAPLAQAAE, from the coding sequence ATGTCGGACGTACGTTCCGGGGATTCCGCTATACGGAAGGCCGGGTGGGCAGCGAAATATGCCCTCTGGGTCATTCGCTGGCGTTGGGCGGTTATCGCCGTCTCGATTTTGCTAACACTGGGGGCGGGCTTCGGCGGCCAGTTCCTTTCCTTTTCCACTGACTACCGTGTCTTCTTCAGTAAGGAAAATCCGCAACTTCAGGCGTTTGAATCGCTGCAGCGGGTGTTCAACAAGGAAGACAATATCTCCCTGGTGCTGCAGCCGAAGAATGGCGATGTGTTCCAGGCTGACATGCTTGCCGCTATCCGGGACCTGACGGAGCAATCCTGGCAGGTACCCTTCGCAACGCGGGTCGACAGTATCTCCAATTTCCAGAACAGCACGGCGGAAGAAGACGATCTGATCGTTGACGATCTGGTGCCGGCTGGAAGTCCGCTCGATGCCTCCGATCTGCAGCGTATTCGCGCGGCGGCGATGACCGAGCCGCTGTTGCGGGACCGGATCATTTCCCCGGACGCCCGGACAACAATGGTCAACATCACCATCACGCTGCCCCAGAAGGAGCTGACGGAGGTGCCGGAGGCGATGGCCCATGTCGACAGACTGGTCGCTGATTTCCGGGCCGACAATCCGAACATCACTCTGGCAATCACCGGCTCGGTGGCGCTCAACAACAGTTTCTCGGTTTCCGCCCAGAACGACATGCAGACCCTCATCCCGCTGATGTACGGGGTTCTGCTGCTGGTCATGGCAGTGCTTCTGCGTTCCATCTCGGGAACTTTCGCGACTCTTCTGGTAATCGCATTCTCGGCCATGACGGCAATGGGGTTGGCCGGCTGGCTCGGTATTCAGCTGACACCGCCGTCGGTCACGGCGCCGACCATCATTCTGACTTTGGCCATCGCGGATTCCGTCCATGTGTTGATCAGCATGTTCCATGGCATGAGGCGCGGGATGACGAAGCGGGATGCTCTGGTGGAGAGTCTTCGGGTGAATTTCCAGCCGGTCTTCCTGACCAGTCTGACCACCATGATCGGCTTCATGTCGCTGAATTTTTCCGATGCGCCACCGTTTCGGGATCTTGGCAATATCACGGCAATGGGTGTCGGGGCGGCCTGGTTTTTCTCCATCGCCTTCCTGCCGGCCCTGATGGCGGTGCTGCCGGTGCGGATCAAGCAGCGGGAGGAACATGAAAGCGTGGCCATGGAGCGGCTGGCGGAATTCGTCATCCGGCGCCGTGGCCCGATCATGATCGGTACGCTCGCCCTTGTTGCCGGACTTGTGGCCTTTATTCCGAAGATCGAGTTGAACGATCAGTTCGTGAAGTATTTTGACAAGAGCATCCAGTTCAGGAACGACACGGACTGGGCGACGGATAATCTCTCCGGAATTTATCAGGCCCAGTGGAGCATTCCGGCGGCCGAGAGCGGCGGGATCTCCGATCCCGATTATCTCCGCCGTCTCGAGGATTTCACGCAGTTCCTGAGGGTGCGCGGTGAGGTCGTCCACGTCCTCACGTTGACCGATATCTTCAAGCGCCTGAACAAGAATATGCATGGCGACGATCCGGACTGGTACAAACTGCCGGACGAGCGGGATCTTGCCGCGCAGTATCTGTTGTTGTTCGAGATGTCCCTGCCGTTCGGACTCGACCTGAATAATCAGGTGAATGTCGACAAGTCGGCGGTCCGGGTCATCGCCACGCTGGAGAACATCACCACCAACGAGCTCCGGGCGCTGGACGAGGAAGCCTCGGCCTGGCTCCAGGATCATTTCCCGAGCGCGGCCGAAACCCGGGCCTCTGGGCCGTTCGTCATGTTCGCCTATATTGCCAAGCGCAATATCGAGGGCATGCTGACCGGTACTTTCTTCGCCTTCCTGCTGATCTCCGCAACGCTGACCATCGCGCTTCGGAGCATGAAGCTCGGCGCCATTTCTCTGGCTCCAAACCTTGTGCCCGCGGCCATGGCCTTCGGGATCTGGGGGCTGACAGTCGGCGAAGTCGGCATGGCGTCCTCGGTCGTGACCGCGACCAGCCTCGGGATCATCGTCGATGCGACGGTGCATTTCCTCTCGAAATACCGGCGCGCCCGGGTCGAGCGGGGCGAGGATGCGGAGGACGCGGTGCGTTATGCCTTCTCGACGGTCGGCACGGCGCTCTGGGTCACCACCGCCATCCTGGTCGCCGGGTTCGCGGTGCTCTCTCTCTCCACTTTCAAGATCAACGGGTCCATGGGGATGCTGACCGCGATCACGCTGGTCATGGCCATCATCATCGACTTCCTCCTGTTGCCGGCCATGCTGCTGTTGCTCGATGGCCGGCGCAAAGACCGGGACGCCGGACAGGCGCCCCTTGCTCAAGCTGCGGAGTAA
- a CDS encoding GNAT family N-acetyltransferase translates to MEFRVRALLEKDAQRVAEMAAALSAHEGMPPPPFDADDVIRYGFGEHKRFDGIVAERDSDLIGYAIFINSFNIGLGTPGLHMLDLYVEDSARGTGAGRALIGAVAAETIARGGSWVVWQSLPTNSVAIDFYNHIGSRQYQAADFELSGPTLNEMAAESSWR, encoded by the coding sequence ATGGAATTCCGTGTCAGGGCTTTGCTGGAAAAGGATGCGCAGCGCGTGGCGGAGATGGCCGCCGCTTTGTCCGCTCATGAAGGCATGCCGCCACCGCCTTTCGATGCCGACGACGTGATCCGCTACGGTTTCGGCGAACACAAGCGGTTCGACGGCATCGTCGCGGAACGTGATTCAGACCTGATCGGTTACGCCATCTTCATCAACAGCTTCAATATAGGTCTCGGCACGCCTGGCCTCCACATGCTCGACCTCTATGTCGAGGACAGTGCCCGTGGCACCGGAGCAGGACGCGCCCTGATTGGTGCCGTCGCAGCGGAAACCATCGCACGCGGGGGATCCTGGGTGGTCTGGCAATCCCTGCCGACAAATTCGGTCGCCATTGATTTCTATAACCATATCGGCAGCCGACAATACCAAGCTGCGGACTTCGAGCTCAGCGGACCTACATTGAACGAGATGGCTGCCGAGTCGAGCTGGCGCTAA
- a CDS encoding division plane positioning ATPase MipZ, with protein MTDQSPDTGAKAPAPLGPDDPATVIVLGNEKGGSGKSTGSMHVIVALLRLGFKVGSIDLDMRQWTLTRYLSNRAGTMKNDGISMPMPVHVFLSRSDKPNRKEAEAEDRQRFEAVLKKLRADSDFVVIDCPGTDTYIGRLATGYADKLVTPLNDSFVDLDMLANVDGRTGEIIKPSVYSEMVWEARKQKAARDGGTLDWIVMRNRLSSLAARNKQEMERVVGLLAKRIGFRVAPGFSERVIFRELFLRGLTMLDVFEIGDSGKPQLSHVAARQEVRGLLNSLQLPNRIPTPHSSEPADEAVETPSVIGDEDQEE; from the coding sequence GTGACCGACCAATCTCCGGATACCGGCGCCAAGGCGCCAGCGCCACTCGGCCCTGACGATCCGGCAACGGTTATCGTATTGGGGAATGAGAAAGGCGGCTCCGGCAAATCCACGGGCTCCATGCATGTGATCGTGGCCTTGCTCAGACTTGGCTTTAAAGTTGGCTCCATCGATCTCGACATGCGGCAATGGACGCTGACTCGGTATCTTTCGAACCGCGCTGGGACGATGAAGAACGATGGCATTTCGATGCCGATGCCCGTGCATGTATTTCTCTCCCGCAGCGACAAGCCGAACCGCAAGGAAGCAGAGGCGGAGGACCGGCAACGTTTCGAGGCTGTTCTGAAGAAATTGCGGGCAGACTCCGATTTCGTGGTGATCGATTGTCCAGGTACCGATACCTATATCGGCCGCCTCGCGACTGGTTATGCGGACAAACTGGTCACGCCGCTGAATGACAGTTTCGTCGATCTCGACATGCTGGCTAACGTCGATGGCCGGACCGGCGAGATCATCAAGCCGAGTGTCTATTCCGAAATGGTCTGGGAAGCCCGCAAACAGAAAGCGGCCCGCGATGGCGGCACGCTCGACTGGATTGTGATGCGCAACCGCCTCTCCAGTCTGGCGGCGCGCAACAAGCAGGAAATGGAGCGCGTGGTCGGTCTGCTGGCAAAGCGGATCGGCTTTCGGGTGGCGCCTGGTTTCAGTGAACGGGTGATTTTCCGCGAGTTGTTCCTGCGCGGTCTGACCATGCTCGATGTCTTCGAGATCGGCGACAGTGGCAAGCCGCAGCTTTCTCATGTCGCGGCCCGTCAGGAAGTCCGGGGCCTGCTGAATTCATTGCAGCTGCCAAACCGGATACCGACGCCGCATTCCAGTGAGCCGGCTGACGAGGCCGTCGAGACCCCATCGGTGATAGGGGATGAGGACCAGGAAGAGTAA
- a CDS encoding allantoinase PuuE, with protein sequence MTAYPRDFVGYGANPPDPHWPGGARLAVNFVVNIEEGSEYSIHDGDGFSESGLTESPGSPNMPGSRDLAAESMFEYGSRVGFWRVLRLFQEREMPATFFTCALAVERNAELAAAIRSSGFDICCHGWRWEEHFKLQRDEEQEHIQRAVASLQKTLGERPLGWYCRHGPGEATRELLVEEGGFLYDSDAYNDELPYWVEVDGNPHLVVPYSLTHNDSKFSRGWLNTGQQFFEFIRDGFDMLYAEGATQPKMMSIGLHTRLIGHPARAAGLARLLDYIKGFDDVWVTGRLNIARHWWEHHPYR encoded by the coding sequence ATGACTGCATATCCGCGCGACTTTGTCGGCTATGGGGCCAATCCGCCGGATCCGCACTGGCCTGGCGGGGCGCGTTTGGCGGTGAACTTTGTCGTCAATATCGAGGAGGGATCGGAATACTCGATTCATGACGGTGACGGGTTCTCCGAGTCCGGCCTGACGGAATCGCCGGGTTCGCCGAATATGCCGGGCAGCCGCGATCTCGCCGCAGAGTCGATGTTCGAGTATGGCAGCCGGGTCGGGTTCTGGCGGGTGCTGCGTCTGTTTCAGGAACGGGAAATGCCGGCCACCTTCTTCACCTGCGCTCTGGCGGTGGAGCGCAATGCGGAACTGGCGGCGGCAATCCGGTCCTCGGGTTTCGATATCTGTTGCCACGGATGGCGCTGGGAGGAGCACTTCAAACTTCAGCGTGACGAGGAACAGGAGCATATCCAGCGCGCCGTCGCTTCCTTGCAGAAGACACTCGGAGAGCGCCCGCTCGGCTGGTATTGCCGTCACGGCCCGGGGGAGGCGACGCGAGAGCTTCTGGTGGAAGAAGGCGGCTTTCTTTATGACAGCGACGCCTATAACGACGAGTTACCCTATTGGGTCGAAGTCGATGGCAACCCGCATCTCGTCGTGCCGTATTCCCTCACTCACAACGACTCGAAATTCTCACGGGGCTGGCTCAATACCGGCCAGCAGTTCTTCGAGTTTATCCGGGATGGCTTCGATATGCTGTATGCGGAGGGGGCGACGCAGCCGAAGATGATGTCGATCGGTCTGCACACGCGGCTCATCGGCCATCCGGCACGGGCTGCCGGGTTGGCGCGCCTGCTCGATTACATCAAAGGGTTCGACGATGTCTGGGTCACGGGGCGGCTGAATATCGCCCGACACTGGTGGGAGCATCATCCATATCGCTGA
- a CDS encoding TetR/AcrR family transcriptional regulator translates to MVKIDQNFPDSEPLTEKQRQIVDAACKLFTEQGYEVTSMDKVAAEANVSKRTVYSYFDSKEHLFCTVMGGMCAGFGEPNSDDIDYSGTLREVLTDCALLILAKVNNPEKLRLMRTVIAEAEQFPLIGETFWNEGPGKMRNELAGYIGKMQDEGLLRKTDPAMAAAHFQGFVTGPFMIQRLFTSSCDWTAEDAINSVGPAVESFLKAYAPD, encoded by the coding sequence ATGGTAAAAATCGATCAGAATTTTCCGGACAGCGAGCCGTTAACCGAAAAACAGCGACAAATCGTTGATGCTGCCTGCAAACTTTTCACGGAACAGGGGTATGAAGTTACCTCGATGGACAAGGTTGCCGCGGAAGCCAATGTCTCCAAGCGCACGGTGTACAGCTACTTCGATAGCAAGGAGCACCTGTTTTGCACTGTCATGGGGGGAATGTGCGCCGGTTTCGGCGAGCCCAATTCCGATGACATCGATTATTCCGGGACGCTTCGCGAAGTACTGACTGATTGTGCACTTCTGATCCTGGCGAAAGTGAACAACCCCGAAAAACTACGATTGATGCGCACCGTGATCGCGGAGGCCGAGCAGTTTCCACTGATCGGGGAAACCTTCTGGAATGAAGGTCCTGGCAAGATGCGCAACGAACTCGCGGGCTATATAGGGAAAATGCAGGACGAGGGCCTGCTGAGGAAAACCGACCCGGCGATGGCTGCGGCGCACTTTCAGGGCTTTGTAACTGGCCCGTTCATGATCCAGAGACTGTTCACATCTTCCTGCGACTGGACAGCCGAAGACGCGATAAATTCGGTCGGCCCTGCTGTGGAGAGCTTTCTGAAGGCCTACGCGCCGGACTGA
- a CDS encoding VOC family protein, with protein MSVTAGLNHLGLSVRDLDETTRFFVEVLGWEELARDESYPRNAVTDGNLRLTLWQVDHSQDVVDFDRRANIGLHHLAIEVPGEDVLYATAERVRDWPAVEIEFMPEFMGAGPRKHMMFREPGGIRLELVWPGAA; from the coding sequence GTGAGTGTGACTGCCGGACTGAACCATCTAGGCCTGTCTGTCCGAGATCTGGACGAGACCACCCGGTTTTTTGTCGAGGTGCTCGGCTGGGAGGAACTGGCGCGGGACGAGAGTTACCCTCGTAACGCAGTCACGGATGGAAATCTGCGCCTGACACTCTGGCAGGTTGACCATTCACAGGACGTGGTTGATTTCGACCGGCGGGCGAATATCGGCCTGCACCACCTTGCCATCGAGGTTCCGGGCGAAGATGTCCTCTATGCGACTGCCGAGCGTGTGCGGGACTGGCCGGCGGTGGAGATCGAGTTCATGCCGGAATTCATGGGCGCCGGGCCGAGGAAGCACATGATGTTCCGCGAGCCGGGCGGCATTCGTCTGGAGTTGGTCTGGCCGGGCGCCGCGTAG
- a CDS encoding VWA domain-containing protein: protein MTTRKKSGGIVDRPGAAPSASISSQSDIDAFVRRVRSAPAAVPTGRPGRLLFAMDATASREPSWDRACQLQGEMFSETAALGGLAVQLAYYRGFGEFKASAWLTETEKLLREMTGVFCLGGQTQIGRLLGHVISETGKERVQAVVFVGDAFEEDIDAVCHRAGELGVLGVPVFIFHEGGDPVARRAFEQIARLTKGACCPFDGNSAQQLRDLLAAVAVYAAGGRKALQDFSAQRGGAALQLTHRFGK from the coding sequence ATGACCACACGAAAAAAGAGCGGAGGGATCGTTGACCGGCCGGGAGCGGCGCCGTCCGCGTCGATCTCGTCCCAATCCGATATCGACGCATTCGTGCGCCGGGTCCGCAGCGCGCCCGCAGCGGTTCCCACGGGACGGCCGGGGCGTCTGCTCTTCGCCATGGATGCCACGGCCAGTCGTGAGCCTTCCTGGGACCGGGCCTGCCAGCTTCAGGGTGAGATGTTTTCGGAAACGGCCGCTCTTGGCGGTCTTGCGGTGCAACTCGCTTACTATCGAGGGTTCGGTGAGTTCAAAGCCAGCGCCTGGCTGACGGAAACAGAGAAACTGCTGCGGGAGATGACGGGCGTATTCTGCCTTGGGGGGCAGACCCAGATCGGACGCTTGCTTGGCCACGTCATCTCCGAGACAGGCAAGGAGCGGGTTCAGGCGGTCGTGTTTGTCGGCGATGCGTTCGAAGAAGACATCGATGCGGTCTGTCATCGGGCAGGTGAACTTGGCGTTCTCGGGGTTCCGGTCTTCATCTTTCACGAAGGTGGCGATCCGGTCGCACGGCGCGCATTCGAGCAGATCGCGCGATTGACCAAGGGCGCCTGCTGCCCATTCGACGGTAACAGTGCCCAGCAGCTCCGGGATTTACTGGCGGCGGTTGCCGTTTATGCGGCGGGCGGCAGAAAGGCTCTGCAGGATTTTTCAGCGCAACGGGGGGGGGCGGCCTTACAGTTGACCCATCGCTTCGGCAAATGA